One genomic window of Moorella glycerini includes the following:
- a CDS encoding GGDEF domain-containing protein, with protein MRSVVVVDAGRPVGLLTRDRLYYHLGSHYGVALYLGRPLTAVIDANPLIVDVDLPLENVSQLAMHRPMQRLYDDIIVVQDKKYAGIISIQRLLDTITQTQIELARGANPLTGLPGNRRIEEEINARLQDGEDFTLIYVDIDNFKAFNDKYGFEKGDQAIRLLADIITQAVTRHGAPGDFTGHIGGDDFVIITVPGRADAVCQEIIANFDRHTPYLYDPADRSQGCICSFDRQGKKQCFPLMTVSLALVDSRQRTFKNHLEMAAVAAELKQYAKLQPGSIYVRDRRRN; from the coding sequence GTGCGTAGCGTAGTCGTTGTCGACGCCGGCAGGCCTGTTGGCCTTTTAACTCGGGACAGGCTCTACTATCACCTGGGTTCCCATTACGGCGTCGCCCTCTACCTGGGGCGCCCGCTCACGGCCGTCATTGATGCCAATCCTCTTATCGTAGATGTCGACCTGCCCCTGGAAAACGTCTCACAACTCGCCATGCATCGTCCCATGCAACGCCTTTATGACGATATCATCGTGGTCCAGGATAAAAAATACGCCGGCATCATCTCCATCCAGCGGCTCCTGGATACCATCACGCAAACGCAAATCGAGCTGGCCAGGGGTGCCAACCCCCTCACCGGCCTGCCGGGAAACAGGCGCATTGAAGAAGAAATTAACGCCCGCCTGCAAGACGGCGAGGACTTTACCTTAATCTACGTCGATATCGATAACTTCAAGGCCTTTAATGATAAATACGGGTTCGAAAAGGGCGATCAAGCAATCCGCCTGCTGGCAGACATTATTACCCAGGCTGTAACCCGGCATGGAGCTCCCGGGGATTTTACGGGCCATATCGGCGGGGATGACTTTGTCATTATTACCGTTCCCGGCCGGGCGGACGCCGTCTGCCAGGAGATAATCGCCAACTTCGACCGGCACACTCCTTATCTTTATGACCCTGCCGACCGCTCCCAGGGCTGTATCTGCTCCTTCGACCGCCAGGGAAAAAAGCAGTGTTTCCCCCTGATGACCGTCTCCCTGGCCCTTGTGGACAGCCGCCAGCGCACTTTTAAAAATCACCTGGAAATGGCGGCGGTGGCGGCCGAACTTAAACAATATGCCAAACTTCAGCCGGGCAGCATCTACGTGCGCGACCGCCGCCGGAATTAA
- a CDS encoding HAD family hydrolase, with amino-acid sequence MNLACRLLVADLDGTLTEGGEPVAEQVVAAVREFCRRGGLFTLATGRGPLSARCYLDQLAVTIPAILFNGAWLYDPVSGCPIREKVLPPDFVIPFLDWLTSFTGDVVVYRGEEVLIPGLSSRLERHFQKDGGRYRSVPGWAGLTSFGINKILVIAPSGPYRSFAARFPREAAMVNWIQSENDYWEIMPADVSKGSGLLELIAHLGISWQEVIAIGNHLNDLEMLAVAGLGVAVRNAHPVLRRTAQYVTSGCSWKGVMEILRKLTLL; translated from the coding sequence ATGAATCTCGCCTGTCGCTTGCTGGTAGCCGATCTGGACGGCACTCTAACGGAAGGTGGAGAGCCGGTGGCAGAGCAAGTTGTTGCTGCCGTACGGGAGTTTTGCCGGCGGGGCGGCCTTTTCACCCTGGCTACCGGCCGGGGACCGCTGTCTGCCAGGTGTTACCTGGATCAGTTGGCCGTGACCATCCCGGCCATTTTATTTAATGGTGCCTGGCTCTACGACCCTGTATCCGGCTGCCCCATCCGGGAAAAGGTTTTGCCTCCTGATTTTGTGATCCCTTTTCTCGATTGGCTGACGTCCTTTACGGGTGATGTAGTTGTCTACCGGGGTGAGGAGGTGCTGATACCAGGCTTAAGTTCCCGCCTGGAGCGGCACTTCCAAAAAGACGGCGGCCGTTATCGATCCGTACCGGGGTGGGCGGGATTGACTTCTTTCGGTATTAATAAGATCCTGGTAATCGCCCCCTCCGGGCCATACAGATCCTTTGCGGCGCGCTTTCCGCGGGAAGCAGCTATGGTCAATTGGATCCAGTCCGAGAATGACTACTGGGAAATCATGCCGGCTGATGTTTCTAAAGGGTCGGGTTTACTGGAACTGATAGCCCATCTGGGCATTTCCTGGCAAGAAGTAATAGCTATTGGTAACCACCTCAACGACCTGGAGATGCTGGCAGTGGCTGGCCTGGGGGTAGCTGTCCGGAACGCTCACCCGGTGCTCAGGCGAACAGCGCAGTATGTCACTAGCGGCTGTTCGTGGAAAGGCGTCATGGAGATCTTGAGAAAATTAACTCTACTTTAA
- a CDS encoding LacI family DNA-binding transcriptional regulator, which translates to MEPTIKAIAAELGISVATVSKALNGYNDVSDETRERVLALARKQGYVPNALARGLLRKRSQTIGLILPDIRDPFFPEVARGVEDAANERGYRVIYCNTDRDQEKELAAVRNLLEKRVDGFILNGNYLQSGYLEWLRAREVPFVLLRRRLAATEISFVDVDNISGAYMATTHLIRLGHRQIGFINLPVTSYAHAPRGEGFQKAMADYGLEVNDRWVREGDYTTPGGCRLALDILGSMERPTAIFAANDRMALGILEAAGQLGLKVPGDLAVIGYDGLEIGELSFIGLSTVSQPRYEMGYLSLELLANMIEGQETPGRQVILPVQMTVRRTCGGGAS; encoded by the coding sequence TAAAGCACTGAATGGCTACAACGATGTAAGTGACGAAACCAGGGAGCGGGTGCTGGCCCTGGCCAGGAAGCAAGGGTATGTGCCCAACGCCCTGGCCAGGGGTTTGTTACGCAAGCGCTCGCAGACTATAGGGCTGATCCTTCCCGATATTCGCGACCCCTTTTTCCCGGAGGTGGCCCGTGGCGTGGAGGACGCTGCCAATGAGCGGGGCTACCGCGTCATCTACTGTAATACCGACCGGGATCAGGAAAAGGAACTCGCAGCCGTGCGGAACCTCCTGGAAAAGCGGGTGGACGGGTTCATTTTAAATGGGAATTATCTGCAGAGCGGTTACCTGGAATGGCTGCGGGCACGGGAGGTACCATTTGTCCTCCTGCGCCGGCGGCTGGCGGCAACGGAAATCTCCTTTGTGGACGTAGATAACATATCTGGTGCCTACATGGCCACCACGCACCTTATCCGCCTGGGGCATCGGCAAATTGGATTTATCAACCTGCCCGTCACTTCTTATGCCCATGCCCCGCGGGGGGAGGGGTTCCAGAAGGCTATGGCGGACTACGGCCTGGAGGTAAATGACCGGTGGGTCCGGGAAGGGGATTATACTACCCCGGGAGGCTGTCGCCTGGCGCTGGATATACTCGGCTCTATGGAGCGTCCCACAGCCATTTTCGCCGCAAATGACCGCATGGCCCTGGGGATCCTGGAAGCTGCCGGGCAGTTGGGACTAAAGGTCCCAGGGGACCTGGCAGTGATTGGCTATGACGGGCTGGAAATAGGAGAACTCTCCTTTATCGGCCTTTCAACTGTTTCCCAGCCGCGCTATGAAATGGGTTATCTCTCCCTGGAATTGCTGGCGAATATGATCGAGGGCCAGGAGACCCCAGGGCGACAGGTGATTTTACCGGTGCAAATGACTGTGCGCCGCACTTGTGGAGGCGGGGCGTCATGA